A stretch of Anolis sagrei isolate rAnoSag1 chromosome X, rAnoSag1.mat, whole genome shotgun sequence DNA encodes these proteins:
- the RPS15A gene encoding small ribosomal subunit protein uS8: MVRMNVLADALKSINNAEKRGKRQVLIRPCSKVIVRFLTVMMKHGYIGEFEIIDDHRAGKIVVNLTGRLNKCGVISPRFDVQLKDLEKWQNNLLPSRQFGFIVLTTSAGIMDHEEARRKHTGGKILGFFF; the protein is encoded by the exons ATGGTGCGCATGAATGTTTTGGCAGATGCTCTTAAGAGTATCAATAATGCAGAAAAGCGTGGAAAGCGTCAAGTTCTCATAAGACCGTGCTCTAAAGTAATTGTCCGGTTCTTAACTGTGATGATGAAGCATG GTTACATAGGTGAATTTGAGATCATTGATGACCACAGAGCTGGAAAGATTGTTGTTAATCTCACAGGCAGACTCAACAAG tgtggtgtgATCAGTCCCAGATTCGATGTCCAGCTGAAAGATTTGGAAAAGTGGCAGAACAACCTGCTACCTTCGCGTCAGTTCGG ATTCATTGTGCTGACAACTTCAGCTGGCATCATGGACCACGAGGAAGCTAGGCGAAAACACACAGGAggaaaaatcctgggattctttTTCTAA